A genomic segment from Thermostichus lividus PCC 6715 encodes:
- a CDS encoding CheR family methyltransferase, translating to MDDQLLEQFLQLIRRQTGISIRPQDRPQLTKKLLMRCRALDCQHPSQYLALLVNSESVAGQKEWQHLADLITTGESYFFRDHGQIKVLRESILPDLIARHEGDRTLRILSAGCASGEELYSIAILLKELIPNPERWQLSLVGYDLSQNAVAQARAGVYSRWSFRGMNPTLQARYFQETAQGWVIDAALRQWVRFRCVNLLCPEDYDLLPASLDLIICRNVFIYLDSTAISQILGTFVSLLRPQGYLLTGHTELQGQEISPLEILSYPESVVYQLGIDPPVRPQPTPPPISALEEARADFAQRNYTRALALAQQWQAGHPKDEDCLLLMAQMYANQGRYTEAIATSQQILSVNPENVNALFLLAHIAEEQDDKATAKEYLRRIIFLSPNTVAAYIELIELHLSEQETDAIPSLLATAQMLLLQHHDRNEIIPFRQGVTVAMLQHYLTHIAATTLSKNTSSWPHLNGVTTQV from the coding sequence ATGGACGATCAATTACTCGAGCAATTTTTACAATTAATTCGCCGCCAAACCGGGATTAGTATTCGGCCACAGGACAGACCGCAACTAACCAAGAAGCTCCTGATGCGCTGTCGTGCCCTAGACTGTCAGCATCCCAGCCAATATCTCGCCCTACTGGTGAATTCAGAGTCCGTGGCAGGCCAAAAGGAATGGCAGCACCTTGCGGATCTGATTACCACGGGTGAGAGCTACTTTTTCCGCGACCACGGCCAAATTAAAGTTCTGCGCGAGAGTATTTTGCCGGATCTGATTGCCCGCCATGAGGGCGATCGCACCTTGCGAATTCTGAGTGCAGGCTGCGCCAGCGGCGAGGAACTCTATTCCATTGCCATCTTACTCAAGGAACTGATTCCCAACCCAGAACGCTGGCAATTGAGTCTTGTTGGCTACGATCTTAGCCAAAATGCTGTTGCTCAAGCTCGGGCAGGGGTGTATAGCCGCTGGTCATTTCGCGGCATGAATCCGACCTTACAGGCGCGCTACTTTCAGGAAACAGCCCAAGGTTGGGTCATTGATGCAGCCCTGCGGCAATGGGTGCGCTTTCGTTGCGTCAATTTACTGTGTCCAGAAGACTACGATCTGTTGCCCGCAAGTCTTGACCTCATCATCTGTCGCAATGTATTCATTTACCTTGACAGCACCGCCATCAGCCAAATTTTAGGCACCTTTGTGTCTCTACTGCGTCCCCAAGGTTATCTGTTAACGGGTCATACCGAGCTACAAGGACAAGAGATCAGCCCGCTAGAGATCCTCAGCTATCCTGAATCAGTGGTGTATCAACTTGGGATTGATCCGCCCGTACGGCCACAGCCGACCCCGCCGCCAATCTCTGCTCTAGAGGAAGCCCGCGCAGACTTTGCACAACGGAACTATACCCGTGCATTGGCCTTGGCTCAGCAATGGCAAGCAGGCCACCCCAAGGATGAGGACTGCTTGCTACTTATGGCACAAATGTATGCCAATCAGGGTCGCTACACGGAGGCGATCGCCACCAGTCAACAGATATTAAGCGTGAACCCAGAAAATGTGAATGCACTTTTCTTACTGGCTCACATTGCTGAAGAACAGGACGATAAAGCCACAGCAAAGGAGTACCTGCGACGAATTATTTTCTTAAGCCCCAACACTGTGGCTGCCTACATTGAACTGATAGAGCTGCACCTGAGTGAGCAAGAGACTGATGCCATTCCTTCCTTGCTGGCAACTGCACAAATGTTATTACTACAGCATCATGATAGGAATGAAATTATTCCTTTCCGTCAGGGAGTGACAGTAGCAATGTTGCAGCATTATCTGACTCACATTGCAGCCACGACATTGAGTAAAAACACCTCAAGTTGGCCACATTTGAATGGCGTGACCACCCAGGTTTAA
- a CDS encoding glycosyltransferase family 4 protein yields the protein MQSFPASTRKAKNTLPRAFAAPQPQIPARQPIALISVHGDPAAAVGHESAGGQNIYVRQLGEALAAAGWHVDMFTRKVNPEDADVVEHGSHCRTIRLEAGPVTYIPREHLFDTLPDFVEAFKRYHTKVGYPLVHTNYWLSGWVGCQLRQELHFQWLHTYHSLGVVKYQVASEQANRDDTRLRVEADILEQADCVIATSPQEEAYLRSLVSRLGHIRLIPCGTDLSLFYPQPDARRRLQIPHQEPLILYVGRFDRRKGLETLVAALAQVPRGQLLIVGGSDPQRSDGAERCRIEGLVQAYGLGDRVTFVGQVAHEDLGAYYSAADVCVVPSYYEPFGLVAIEAMACGTPVIASAVGGLQFTVVPEETGLLVPPEDATALAAAIQRLIDAPQWAQMLGANGRERVAAQFDWQAIALQMGALYRQLFAASLMGMSGCLTALANTDMLASMDALLNNSPASLAS from the coding sequence ATGCAATCATTCCCAGCTTCGACTCGAAAGGCAAAAAATACACTACCGAGAGCTTTTGCAGCGCCACAACCTCAAATTCCTGCCCGCCAGCCCATTGCCCTGATCTCGGTGCATGGCGATCCAGCGGCTGCAGTAGGGCACGAGTCCGCAGGTGGCCAAAATATCTATGTGCGGCAATTAGGGGAAGCTCTGGCAGCAGCAGGCTGGCACGTTGATATGTTTACTCGCAAGGTAAATCCTGAAGATGCTGATGTGGTTGAGCATGGTTCCCACTGTCGCACTATTCGCCTTGAAGCTGGACCTGTAACCTATATCCCCCGCGAGCATCTTTTTGATACTCTGCCGGATTTTGTTGAGGCGTTTAAGCGCTATCACACCAAGGTGGGTTACCCCCTTGTCCACACGAACTACTGGTTATCGGGCTGGGTGGGGTGCCAGTTGCGTCAGGAGTTACATTTCCAGTGGCTACACACCTATCATTCCCTTGGGGTGGTGAAGTATCAGGTGGCCTCTGAGCAAGCTAACCGCGATGACACTCGCCTCAGGGTAGAAGCGGATATTTTGGAGCAGGCAGATTGCGTTATTGCCACTAGTCCACAGGAAGAAGCCTACTTGCGATCGCTGGTCTCGCGCCTAGGGCACATTCGCCTGATTCCCTGTGGCACCGATTTAAGCTTATTTTATCCTCAGCCGGATGCCCGCCGCCGGTTGCAGATTCCCCACCAAGAGCCATTGATTCTCTATGTGGGACGCTTTGATCGGCGTAAGGGGTTAGAAACCCTTGTGGCAGCCCTAGCGCAGGTACCCCGTGGACAACTGTTGATTGTTGGGGGGAGTGACCCCCAGCGCAGTGATGGGGCAGAGCGATGCCGAATTGAGGGGCTAGTTCAGGCGTACGGCTTAGGCGATCGCGTCACCTTTGTGGGGCAAGTGGCGCACGAAGACCTAGGCGCTTACTATAGCGCTGCCGATGTCTGTGTGGTGCCTAGCTACTACGAACCCTTTGGCTTGGTGGCGATCGAAGCGATGGCCTGCGGCACTCCGGTCATTGCCTCTGCCGTTGGCGGCCTTCAGTTTACGGTGGTACCCGAAGAAACTGGCCTGCTAGTGCCCCCTGAAGATGCAACCGCCTTAGCCGCAGCAATTCAACGGCTGATTGATGCCCCCCAATGGGCACAGATGCTGGGTGCAAATGGTCGTGAGCGCGTGGCTGCTCAGTTTGACTGGCAGGCGATCGCCCTGCAAATGGGAGCACTTTATCGCCAGTTGTTTGCCGCCTCCTTAATGGGGATGTCCGGTTGCTTGACGGCTCTGGCCAATACCGATATGCTAGCGTCCATGGATGCGTTGCTCAATAACTCACCGGCCTCCCTTGCGTCCTAA